Proteins encoded within one genomic window of Arachis ipaensis cultivar K30076 chromosome B08, Araip1.1, whole genome shotgun sequence:
- the LOC107611158 gene encoding uncharacterized protein LOC107611158, translating into MAAMANLTNTMEANAAATLQVVQRLGQPVGNRNENGERNANDNAEGNSDNMGGAPMTLATFFKLAVEPQHWWQAECCLLQLQNADVPWDVFQTAFYKKYFPESAREAKEMELMQLKQSSLSVADYTNKFEELCRFSRVCQGAPETYESWKCIKYQRRLKDNIMTAVAPMEIRTFSDLVNKARVVEEYAKTVAASKDTHGGSYSRGCGKHFHPMGGCFKCGLPGHITRDCTRGRNQNAGQSQHQGRVFAVNAKDASKADPLMRGICLIGDKTLVALYDTGASHSFISFAKVEELGLKVSALAFDLHILVVRDFPEVFPEDIPEFSPQREIEFAIELVPGARPIRVKEDDIPKTAFRTRCGHYEFAVMSFGLTNAPTIFMDYMNRERKLYAKLSKCEFWKKEVKFLGHVVSKEGIAVDPSKVEAVMEWERSTTMTKVRSFLGLAGYYRRFIEGFSRIVLPMTKLTRKDVPSVWTSECEESFQILKQMLTSAPVLILPKLHEPFEVYCDASLKHLGCVLMQHRNLDVGEVTRRACLSQLQISSTFKSEIQSAQHDEQKLQQLFKPISEERLGEFAKDDEGLWRYKGRICIPNVGSLRQDLFSEAHNSGFSIHPRSTKMYYDLKKLFWWPGMKGDVATVVSKCLTCQKVKIEH; encoded by the exons ATGGCGGCAATGGCTAATCTGACGAATACCATGGAGGctaatgctgctgcgactctgcaagttgtgcagaggttaggccaaccggTGGGGAACAGAAATGAGAATGGTGAAAGGAATGCTAATGATAATGCTGAAGGGAACAGCGACAATATGGGAGGTGCTCCGATGACCTTGGCAACTTTTTTCAAG CTTGCGGTAGAGCCCCAGCATTGGTGGCAAGCCGAGTGCTGCTTGCTACAGCTTCAGAATGCCGATGTTCCGTGGGATGTTTTCCAAACAGCCTTCTACAAGAAGTATtttcctgagtctgcaagggaagcgaaAGAGATGGAACTAATGCAGCTGAAGCAAAGTTCTTTATCTGTGGCGGACTACAcaaacaagtttgaggagctttgTAGGTTTTCAAGGGTGTGTCAGGGTGCCCCGGAGACCTACGAGAGCTGGAAGTGCATCAAGTACCAGAGGAGGTTGAAGGACAACATTATGACTGCGGTGGCTCCAATGGAAATTCGTACTTTTTCTGATTTGGTGAACAAGGCGAGGGTGGTTGAGGAGTATGCCAAGACAGTGGCTGCATCCAAGGACACTCATGGAGGAAGTTATAGTCGGGGATGTGGCAAGCATTTCCATCCGATGG GTGGTTGCTTCAAGTGTGGGTTGCCTGGCCACATTACGAGGGATTGCACTCGTGGGAGGAACCAGAATGCGGGCCAAAGTCAGCATCAAGGTCGAGTCTTTGCTGTGAACGCCAAGGATGCTTCTAAGGCGGATCCTttgatgagaggtatatgtcTTATTGGTGATAAAACTTTAGTTGCATTgtatgatactggagcttcgcaTTCGTTTATTTCATTTGCTAAAGTTGAGGAACTAGGCTTGAAAGTGTCAGCACTAGCATTTGATCTGCAT ATACTGGTGGTTAGAGATTTTCCAGAGGTGTTCCCGGAAGATATCCCTGAGTTTTCACCTCAAAGGGAGATTGAATTTGCAATTGAATTGGTGCCGGGAGCCAGACCA ataagggtgaaggaGGATGATATCCCTAAGACTGCGTTTAGGACGCGCTGTGGGCACTACGAGTTTGCGGTTATGTCCTTTGGGTTAACAAATGCACCTactattttcatggattacatgaacagg GAGCGAAAATTATATGCTAAGTTGTCGAAGTGCGAGTTCTGGAAGAAGGAAGTAAAGTTTCTAGGTCACGTGGTAAGCAAAGAAGGGATAGCGGTGGATCCTTCTAAAGTGGAGGCGGTGATGGAGTGGGAAAGATCAACAACTATGACGAAGGTCAGAAGTTTCTTAGGCTTAGCCGGATATTACCGGAGATTTATTGAAGGGTTTTCTCGGATTGTGCTACCGATGACGAAATTAACAAGGAAAGATGTGCCGTCTGTGTGGACGTCGGAGTGTGAAGAGAGTTTTCAAATTTTGAAGCAGATgttaacttcagcacctgtttTAATCTTGCCGAAACTGCATGAACCGTTCGAAGTGTACTGTGATGCTTCCTTGAAGCATTTGGGTTGCGTGTTAATGCAACACCGAAAT ctgGATGTTGGTGAGGTTACCAGAAGAGCTTGTTTGAGCCAGTTACAGATCTCAAGCACGTTTAAATCAGAGATACAAAGTGCTCAGCATGATGAGCAAAAGCTTCAGCAGTTATTCAAACCAATTAGTGAGGAAAGGCTTGGAGAATTTGCCAAGGATGATGAAGGGTTGTGGAGATATAAAGGGAGAATTTGCATACCGAATGTCGGGAGTTTGAGGCAAGACTTATTCTCGGAAGCTCATAACAGTGGGTTTTCCATTCATCCCAGAAGCACAAAGATGTATTATGACTTGAAGAAGctgttctggtggcctgggatgaaaggtgatgtagctaCAGTGGTGTCCAAGTGTTTAACTTGCCAGAAGGTAAAGATAGAGCATTAG